A genome region from Euphorbia lathyris chromosome 4, ddEupLath1.1, whole genome shotgun sequence includes the following:
- the LOC136225754 gene encoding transcription factor bHLH153 isoform X4 — MDENEGEHFGEVGITTSFSQLLFSDIGENGVLCSDLGSLSAFGGGDDRCFSSKPPRMLCFDGYNKHNQKSAVTCCVDSSPISSAAAASGGAVNRRRTNGLSQETDKRNSAAGAAIAKAQRSSKKMKTENPCISGGQPKARKAKLGDRIAALQQLVSPYGKTDTASVLHEAMGYIKFLHDQIQVLSSPYLQHPEDTKSGGEAAVKDLRSRGLCLVPVDCTLHVASTNGADYWSPAMSSTRQ, encoded by the exons ATGGATGAAAATGAGGGGGAACATTTTGGAGAAGTAGGAATAACAACTAGTTTTTCTCAGTTACTGTTTTCCGATATCGGAGAAAATGGCGTTTTGTGTTCCGATTTGGGTTCACTTTCGGCCTTTGGCGGCGGTGATGATCGTTGTTTCTCTTCCAAACCTCCGAGAATGCTTTGCTTTGATGGTTATAATAAGCATAATCAGAAATCGGCGGTAACTTGCTGTGTCGACTCATCGCCGATTTCTTCTGCCGCCGCCGCCTCTGGCGGCGCTGTCAAT agaagaagaacaaatgggttAAGCCAAGAAACAGATAAACGGAATAGCGCCGCCGGCGCCGCCATAGCTAAAGCTCAAAGAAGCAGTAAAAAGATGAAAACGGAGAATCCATGCATATCCGGTGGCCAGCCTAAA GCAAGGAAGGCGAAGCTCGGTGACAGAATAGCAGCATTGCAGCAGCTTGTATCACCATATGGAAAG ACAGATACAGCATCAGTGCTCCATGAAGCGATGGGATATATCAAGTTTCTCCATGATCAGATTCAGGTGCTCTCTTCTCCTTACCTGCAACACCCT GAGGATACTAAAAGTGGTGGAGAAGCAGCAGTAAAAGACTTGAGAAGCAGGGGATTATGTCTGGTACCAGTTGATTGCACCCTACACGTGGCAAGTACCAACGGTGCCGATTACTGGTCACCTGCCATGTCATCAACCAGGCAGTAA
- the LOC136225754 gene encoding transcription factor bHLH153 isoform X2: MDENEGEHFGEVGITTSFSQLLFSDIGENGVLCSDLGSLSAFGGGDDRCFSSKPPRMLCFDGYNKHNQKSAVTCCVDSSPISSAAAASGGAVNVSRRRTNGLSQETDKRNSAAGAAIAKAQRSSKKMKTENPCISGGQPKARKAKLGDRIAALQQLVSPYGKTDTASVLHEAMGYIKFLHDQIQVLSSPYLQHPEDTKSGGEAAVKDLRSRGLCLVPVDCTLHVASTNGADYWSPAMSSTRQ, encoded by the exons ATGGATGAAAATGAGGGGGAACATTTTGGAGAAGTAGGAATAACAACTAGTTTTTCTCAGTTACTGTTTTCCGATATCGGAGAAAATGGCGTTTTGTGTTCCGATTTGGGTTCACTTTCGGCCTTTGGCGGCGGTGATGATCGTTGTTTCTCTTCCAAACCTCCGAGAATGCTTTGCTTTGATGGTTATAATAAGCATAATCAGAAATCGGCGGTAACTTGCTGTGTCGACTCATCGCCGATTTCTTCTGCCGCCGCCGCCTCTGGCGGCGCTGTCAATGTCAGT agaagaagaacaaatgggttAAGCCAAGAAACAGATAAACGGAATAGCGCCGCCGGCGCCGCCATAGCTAAAGCTCAAAGAAGCAGTAAAAAGATGAAAACGGAGAATCCATGCATATCCGGTGGCCAGCCTAAA GCAAGGAAGGCGAAGCTCGGTGACAGAATAGCAGCATTGCAGCAGCTTGTATCACCATATGGAAAG ACAGATACAGCATCAGTGCTCCATGAAGCGATGGGATATATCAAGTTTCTCCATGATCAGATTCAGGTGCTCTCTTCTCCTTACCTGCAACACCCT GAGGATACTAAAAGTGGTGGAGAAGCAGCAGTAAAAGACTTGAGAAGCAGGGGATTATGTCTGGTACCAGTTGATTGCACCCTACACGTGGCAAGTACCAACGGTGCCGATTACTGGTCACCTGCCATGTCATCAACCAGGCAGTAA
- the LOC136225754 gene encoding transcription factor bHLH113 isoform X3, translating into MDENEGEHFGEVGITTSFSQLLFSDIGENGVLCSDLGSLSAFGGGDDRCFSSKPPRMLCFDGYNKHNQKSAVTCCVDSSPISSAAAASGGAVNVSVSTTATKPNRRRTNGLSQETDKRNSAAGAAIAKAQRSSKKMKTENPCISGGQPKARKAKLGDRIAALQQLVSPYGKTDTASVLHEAMGYIKFLHDQIQEDTKSGGEAAVKDLRSRGLCLVPVDCTLHVASTNGADYWSPAMSSTRQ; encoded by the exons ATGGATGAAAATGAGGGGGAACATTTTGGAGAAGTAGGAATAACAACTAGTTTTTCTCAGTTACTGTTTTCCGATATCGGAGAAAATGGCGTTTTGTGTTCCGATTTGGGTTCACTTTCGGCCTTTGGCGGCGGTGATGATCGTTGTTTCTCTTCCAAACCTCCGAGAATGCTTTGCTTTGATGGTTATAATAAGCATAATCAGAAATCGGCGGTAACTTGCTGTGTCGACTCATCGCCGATTTCTTCTGCCGCCGCCGCCTCTGGCGGCGCTGTCAATGTCAGTGTCAGTACTACTGCAACTAAACCCAAT agaagaagaacaaatgggttAAGCCAAGAAACAGATAAACGGAATAGCGCCGCCGGCGCCGCCATAGCTAAAGCTCAAAGAAGCAGTAAAAAGATGAAAACGGAGAATCCATGCATATCCGGTGGCCAGCCTAAA GCAAGGAAGGCGAAGCTCGGTGACAGAATAGCAGCATTGCAGCAGCTTGTATCACCATATGGAAAG ACAGATACAGCATCAGTGCTCCATGAAGCGATGGGATATATCAAGTTTCTCCATGATCAGATTCAG GAGGATACTAAAAGTGGTGGAGAAGCAGCAGTAAAAGACTTGAGAAGCAGGGGATTATGTCTGGTACCAGTTGATTGCACCCTACACGTGGCAAGTACCAACGGTGCCGATTACTGGTCACCTGCCATGTCATCAACCAGGCAGTAA
- the LOC136225754 gene encoding transcription factor bHLH153 isoform X1, with product MDENEGEHFGEVGITTSFSQLLFSDIGENGVLCSDLGSLSAFGGGDDRCFSSKPPRMLCFDGYNKHNQKSAVTCCVDSSPISSAAAASGGAVNVSVSTTATKPNRRRTNGLSQETDKRNSAAGAAIAKAQRSSKKMKTENPCISGGQPKARKAKLGDRIAALQQLVSPYGKTDTASVLHEAMGYIKFLHDQIQVLSSPYLQHPEDTKSGGEAAVKDLRSRGLCLVPVDCTLHVASTNGADYWSPAMSSTRQ from the exons ATGGATGAAAATGAGGGGGAACATTTTGGAGAAGTAGGAATAACAACTAGTTTTTCTCAGTTACTGTTTTCCGATATCGGAGAAAATGGCGTTTTGTGTTCCGATTTGGGTTCACTTTCGGCCTTTGGCGGCGGTGATGATCGTTGTTTCTCTTCCAAACCTCCGAGAATGCTTTGCTTTGATGGTTATAATAAGCATAATCAGAAATCGGCGGTAACTTGCTGTGTCGACTCATCGCCGATTTCTTCTGCCGCCGCCGCCTCTGGCGGCGCTGTCAATGTCAGTGTCAGTACTACTGCAACTAAACCCAAT agaagaagaacaaatgggttAAGCCAAGAAACAGATAAACGGAATAGCGCCGCCGGCGCCGCCATAGCTAAAGCTCAAAGAAGCAGTAAAAAGATGAAAACGGAGAATCCATGCATATCCGGTGGCCAGCCTAAA GCAAGGAAGGCGAAGCTCGGTGACAGAATAGCAGCATTGCAGCAGCTTGTATCACCATATGGAAAG ACAGATACAGCATCAGTGCTCCATGAAGCGATGGGATATATCAAGTTTCTCCATGATCAGATTCAGGTGCTCTCTTCTCCTTACCTGCAACACCCT GAGGATACTAAAAGTGGTGGAGAAGCAGCAGTAAAAGACTTGAGAAGCAGGGGATTATGTCTGGTACCAGTTGATTGCACCCTACACGTGGCAAGTACCAACGGTGCCGATTACTGGTCACCTGCCATGTCATCAACCAGGCAGTAA